The Synechococcus sp. MVIR-18-1 region CGCTAAGCTCAAAGACGACGAGCGCCGGCTGGGTGAACTTCAGAGCACTTTTGCCGGGAAGCTTCGCAATCTTGAATGGTTATCGCGGCGGGCTGTGGTGGCTCCACTGTCTAGCGATGTGGTGTCGGCGCAGCAAGGACTGACAAGTACCAGCGTTGCTTTGGATGATCTCAAGATTCAAAGCAAACAGGCCCTTACATCATTTCAACAAATCAAACTTGATCTTGAGTCTGAGCAGCTCGATCGGTCCTTCGTGATTGATGATCTGAAGCGGAAAATTCGCGTTAGCGAGGCGAAATTGGCCTTTGATGGCACGATCACAGCGCAGCGCGACGGCCGCGTGCTGGATCTTCAGGTGATTCCTGGTCAGACGATCAAAATGGGGGATCGTCTTGGCACGATTGGCCGTGGTGATGTGGCACGAGGTAACGGCCCCGATCTGATCGCTGTTGCCTACTTCCCACCTGCGGATGCGCGTCGACTACCCCTTGGGTTGCCTGTTGAAGTGGTTCCGCGCTGGAACCAACGAGGGCGTTTTGGTGGCATTGAAGGAAAGGTGAAGAGTGTGCTCACGTTGCCTGCAACGCAGGAAGATATCGCCACGACGACCGGTAATGCACAGTTAGCGAATGACTTGGCTGGAGATGGCCCAGTGATGCGTACTGAGATCACTCTGCAGCGTCAATCAACGTCTGATGATGGTTTCCTTTGGACGCTTTCTGATGGCAGTGGAGTCTTCCCGATTCGCGATGGTTTGACCGTGGATGCCTTTGCTTATGTGGAATGGCGCTCACCGATTACCTATGTCTTGCCCGGGCTTCGTTCGCTCACAGGTGGTTATCGCTCATTGAGGATTGATCGCCTTTTTGATCGACCTTTCCTGCGTCAACCTGACACTCTTCCCTGATTCTGTTTCTAAAATGTCCATACGCCCATTACTGAAGCAAGAGATTCCTTGGTTGATTTCTGAGTTGGTTTTATTGATCGTGCTATTAAATGCCAATCCACCAGAATTATGGTTTTGGTTTGTTGTCTTTTTAGTGATTTTTGGATATCGAATTGAGCGCTGGTGGACTTCAAGGACTAACTAGCTAGGACTGTTTTCAAGGAAAACTAAGCGTTAATTGGGTTAAAACTGGATGGTTTGGATTTTTAGGCATGGGTAAGAGTTCACGCAGCATGCGTGCATAGGTGACATTCACATCCACAGTGGCGAATAACCGTCGTACCAAGGCATTCACGAGCTGTTCCTGGGTAATGGAAAGGTCGATTTCATCGCTGAGCCCAGTCTGATAGCGCAATTGCGTGTCTCGGAAGGCCTCCTTGCTGGCGCCTACCGCTCGTCTGGCTGAGACCAATTTCGCCAAGCTGGCTTCATGGTTTAAAAAAGCTCGCTCCAGGCGTAAGCGAATCGCATTTCGGGTGCTTGCATATTGTTCGGCGGTTGCTTGCTCTTGAAGTTGCAGTGCTTTCACTCTGTTTGACGTTCCACCGGCATCAAAAATCATCCAGTTGAAAGCCAGCCCTACCGACCATTCGTACCCACTCACCTGTTCGAGGGGAAGAAAAGTATCTCCGCAGCATCCACCCCCGATCAGCGCAAGATTGAAGGTTCGCTCCACGGATCCCAGGCCACCGGCTGCTGCAAACAGGCTGAGTCGCGGTAGTAGCTGGGCAGCCGCTTCGTCTTGGCGACGGATGAGGGCTTGTTGTGTGGCGAGAATTGCTGTGAGTTCTGGATTGTCGTCGTAAGCCGCCAACACAGTTTTTTCTAAGTTCAGGGGCCATCGTGGTTGGAGGCTGATGGGATCCTGTGCACTGGGTGTGATCTCACTTGACAGGTTGAGAACAGTCCAAAGTTCGCGTCGGGCTACCGCACGATCAGCCATTGCTTGGATCAAGCTTTCTTCATCTGCAGCGAGAAGGCTGCTCCGTCTCAACAGATCCACTCTCGGAACAAGACCAGCTTGTTTGAGATCAAGAGTGTCTTCCAAAACAACCAGATCAGTACGAACGATTGCATCGCGAATCTGTACAAGTTGCTCAGCACGTTGAAGGTTGTAATAGGCCTCACTCACTTCAAGCTGAATGACTCTTAATCGGTCGGCATAGAGATTTTCTTGTTGTGTGAGTCGGGCTTGCGCCGCTTGAACTCTGGGAGTTCGAGCAAAATTAATAATGTCGTAGTCGACTTGAAGGCCTGCATCGGCGGAAACGCCATTCATTACAGCGCCGAGACCCCCTCCGGATGGGACGTAGAAGGGGCCAGCGCTTGCTCCACTGACCTGGTTTCCATCGTTTGTGAAAGCAAAATTGGGCGTTTGACCTTTTCGGTTAAAGAGTGATCCCAGCCCGTAAGTGTTGTTGCCGTAGGGGTTGTACGTGGTTGTTCCGCTTTGAAATCCATCGACATTGGCGAATACGCTGATCGTTGGCCAGTAGCGACTTGATTCGGATGCAATGGTGGCGGCCTGGGCCTTGATTAAATCCCGCTGAGCGCCAAGGGAAGGATTGTTGCGGAAGGCAAGCGTGACAGCATTTTCAAGCGTGAGAGAAAGAATGCGCGCTGGCTTGTCAGCCGCAGAAGGAAGGCGAAGAAGAGGGTCTGGCTGCGTATCTTGCTCTGTCAGCTCAGCGGATGCGGGGGCATTGACATCGATGAGCAGTTTGGGAACCTCTAGGGATCTGAGATCGTCACTGCTCTCGATCGCTGGTGCTGGGCCGGTCAACGTGTCAATGGCGTCAACTTGGTTATTGAGACGTTCCCAACTTTTTTCAAGTTGTTCTGTTGTGCCACCTTCATTAAGAGGAGCAACGTTGGTCTGGGCAGATACAGGCGCGTAGGTGCCGCAAATCAATCCGATCGCGGATAGGTAGCGGGTTAGGACCAGATCACAGCGGGAGGATTTCAACACGTGCCTCGGAAATCTCTTCAAATACGACTTTTGGGTATGTTTACGCACATTGGACACGTGTGATAGGTGCCCATTGCGCAACTTCGTTGAGTTTGATCGCTAGCGATCCAGATCGATGGTGACCATGAGACTGTTTGTAAGCTGAACGATGCCCCAACAAATGATCGCCAACATCTTCAATCATTTTTTAAGTGAATAGACTGAGTGGTTGGCAAATAGATTCCAATCTTAAGATCGGCTTCACTCTCTGTGCTTGAAAGTGCTTGAAGTCTTCACCTGTGAATGTTTGTGATAGTTGACTTGGAGTGGGGAGATGTCGCTTCTACGATTGCTGATCGGATGTAGTCAATGAGTGTCATTCTTAGGATAATTTGTCTAAGCTGTTGTTTGCTTATCTGTTTGATATTAGTGGCAAAAGTTCCTTCTGTCGTCTGTTCAAGCCATTGATTAAAATCTTGAGATAGAATCTTAATTTCAAGCATTGCTTTAGGATTAAATTCTTGACAATTGATCGTTTTGGGGTTTTTCAGTTCTGCGCTGATTCTTAGTATTTGAGTGCTCATTATGTCGATTAACTCTGATTCTTTATAGTGGATTTGCTTGATCTGATCGGGCTTCTGAATGGGAATTGTCAAGCTTTTTATGGCCCATAAAGAGGTGAGTAGCTGTGAAGTTAAAAGATCGATTCTGGACCAAAGGCCATGCAATGGGTGCTGTTCAGGATTGACACCCAGCTCCATCTGTGCCAAGACCTGTTGTTGTCTTGCGGCATTGAGTTGTTTCTGGAGGGAGATGCGGATTGCCTGTTGTTGTTTTGGCGAAGTCGCGGTTGGAAACTGTTGTTTGAGTCGACTGCTTTCATTTATTAATTCTTGTCCGATCGAAGAAAGAAGTGATGCAAATTGTCCATGTAAGTTGGGAATTGTTCGACTGGGCCATATCGATTGTGAGGCCCACAGTGAAATGACAATGCCAAGCCCAGTCCAGAAGAGGCGAATGGGACCCCAAACAGTTGCGTTCTGTTCATGGACAAGCCATCCCATCACGATGATATTTCCAGCCACTTTGTAGCCCACTTGCAGTCCTAGGATTCCTCCAAAAAGCCTGGTTATAGCAAGTGCGAGTCCTAGCCCTAAAGGAAGAGGAAGCTCAAGCCCACGTGTAAAAATAATTAGAATAATGACACCCATGAGTGAGCCCAGCAGCCTTTGAATGCCGAGCTTCATTGAATTGCCGTAGGTGCTCGATAAGACAGCTGTTGTTGTTAACGGTAGGTAATACCCATAGGGAATGGGGCTTAGGAGGCCAAGCCCGGCACTTAATCCCGTTACAGCTGCTAGTCGTAGATCTTGTCGTGTAAACCAGGGTCGCTGCTGGTGTCCACGTTGGGAATGGTGGATATCGTCCATCATCGATGCGTTCCTTGAATCAAAATGCGATTGAGTCTTCTTTGACTGCTGACGAGTCGAAGGAAGCGTGTGCACTCCTCCTCCAGGAGGATCTGTTGCGCAAGACCAATCGGATGAAGCTGATTTTGATCATGAAGTTGTAATCGATTCCAACCAATCACATGGTTTGGATCTAATTGTTGTGCTAATTCAGGTAATCGCAGAGGCTGGTACTTACCGGATAAAGAATCTAGAAGTCGCTCGATCAATATCCAATGTGATTGAAGACTACGCCATAGGCTGATGCGTTGATTCCAGCGCAGCCGAGTGAGCTGATCGCGACGCCGCGGACCCAGTTGTTGCTCGATATTCATCAGACGCTGGATTTCTAAAATATTTCTTGTGAGCGAAACAGGATTCAAGGGGGCTGGCATTGGTGTAAGTCCCTGAAGGGCTTGCATATGTTGAAACATTCGCTGATTTAGTGTCGCCATTAATAGTTCATGGAGCTCTTCCATACGCTTCAAGCGATCTTTAGGCCAAAGCAAATGGCTTATCACTAACGCTACGCAAATGCCAACTAGGGTATCAATACTTCTATTTAGAACGTAATTCCAATCCAATAGCGTGTAATCATGGATCCCTAAAAACATCACAGTGATCACAACAGCAGTCGATAAACCGCTGCTCCAACCGAGGCGCCGAAGCAAGGGAACGGTAATGAGAAGACTGATCAAAATTCCGATCCAGCCTGATAGAAGCGTGTGAACTAGAAAAACGACCAACCCCCCAGTCACCGTGCCGAGAATCCTTCCTCGAGCTGCTCGGAGTGTGTTTTCATCTTGATCATCTACTACGAAAATTACGGCCAAGACCGGATACCAAACGAAGTTGATGCGGTCAAAGTGTTGAGCGATTGCACAGGTGATTAAGACACTGATTCCCAGTCGCAGGCTTTGTTTGACAAGGTTGTCGTTCATGCTGGAAGTGCTACCTTTTAGACGCGTTCAGAACAACAATTGGAAGCGCCTGCTGCTGGACTCATTCGCATCGACTCCCCTTGTTGTCTCCTTCGCAGGCCATTGTGTGTCGAGATAACTCACTCCATTTTGATAAAAAGGACGGGCTTTTAGTCGACTCGTTTGAAGATCTGTTGTTCCCATGGTGGTGATTAATTTTCCCAACTCCATAGGACCAAGATCTGTTTCAAGATTACGTCCAGCTGCTGTGATTAGGGCTGGCAGACGGATCAGATGCTGAGGTTGGATGAGTTTGTTGAAGAGACTTTTTAACACAAGTTGTTGTCGGTCAAGTCGTCCTAAATCACCCTGTCCATCGTGGCGCCAGCGTAGAAACCCTTCGAGCTCACGGCCTTTGAGGACCTGGCGACCTGGTTGAAGATCGATCAATAATCCTTGGCTTTTGTCTTGGTAGTAGAGGCGTTTTGGTACATCAACTTCTAGACCCCCAAGTAAATCACTAATGGTGCGGATCCCTTCTAAATTAACGAGTATATGATGATTAATTGGGCGACCCATTAGGCGCGTTAATTCTGTTTTGACAGCATTTGGCCCACCTCTGGCATGGAGTGCGTTGGCCTTCATTGGTCCAAAGCTGCGTGAATTGATATAACTGTCTCTTGGAACTTGAATGATTGAAGTATCACCATTCTCAATACTTAGAATAAAAATAGTGTCTGTATTGCCGCCTCCAGCATCCATTCCGAGAACAACGATGTTTTCATTATCAAAGCTCGACCAGCCTTCGAATGGGTTGCTGATTGAGGTCAGCTTGGGGAGTTCTGTTGATGGAAGGAGAGATCGACTCAGAGGTATCGACAGCAGCAATCCACCAAAGAGTCCAAGCACTGCTGCTGTGAGCAGGGATTTTTTGTTCGGACTTCTTTGGCCGTTCATCTTCAAATCTTAGGTCTGTTCCTCCAGCAGTTCGATTGTGTTGATGTTTGTGTGGTGTGAACCATGATTAATTGAGGGGATCGCTGATCATTAGGGCTGGGCAGGCCAACTGATGGACCAAATTGCTCGTGCGATCACTAGCCGGAATGGGGAGGCCCGCGACCCGCCGTCGTTGTGATCGCAAGATCACGAGATCTTGGTTTTTGCTGAACCAGTGGATTTTTGAATCGATGCCTGGTCCCTGCAGCAATTTGATTTGAATTTGTTGGCTAGAGATGTTGCGAGGACACCAACTCATCAGTTGCTGCTCCATCCAGGATCGTTCGTGTCGGTTAAAGCGTGGATCATGGATGTGGAGAAGACTAATGGTGGTGGATGTTGGGTCTGGTGCGGTTGATAGGAGCCGAAGGGCGAGCTCAAATTGTTCGCGGGCACTCGCCGATAGATCTTTGATTGGAACCAGGATTTGGTTGAGATCATTGAGTTCTCGTCGCCCAAGATTGGCAACGACCACTGGGCAATGCGCGGTTCGGCAGACCCCGTCGACCAGGTCTCCCAGGAGCCATTTGCGCAGTGGGTCAGGCCGTCCGGCTCCAATCAAAAGCAGATCGGCACCCTCCTCTAAAGCGCTTCGACTCATGCCTGCAGCGATGTCATCATCCACGCGCAACAGACATCGCGTGGTTGCAGTGAGGCCCTCTCCGTTGCTTGCCGCCTGATTCAGCCTGGCTCTTGCCGCTGATAGCGCTCGATTTAAGCCACCGCGGGCCTCTTCAAGGCTTGGACTCACTAATGCGAGGGGTAGGAGTTGTCCGTTGTGATCGCCTTCTCCCTGGGAGAGTCGAGCGGCCAATTTGAGCAGGCTCAACTCTGTGTCTGGATTGGCAACTGGGACCAACACTTTGAGAGGGCGGCGTACCACCTCTCCGGGGACCTCTTGATCTTCATCGAGTCCTGTTGTGCCGTATGGGGAGCGCTCATTCGGTTCCATCAGGGCCACAACGGAGCGTGTGGTGAGAGTTGGACCGAGCGTTGCCGTCACAACCATTACGGCAAGAACGGCGTTGAGAACTGTGTTGTCGAGTAAGCCGGCCTGAAAACCAATGAACGCGGTTGCAAGCGTGGCAGCCACCTTGGGCATGGCAAGTGACCACATCAGCAGCATTTGATTGCGGCTGTAGCGGAACCAGCGCCCAGCGATCACTGCAGCAAGTGCCTTGCATCCCAAAGCTCCAGTGAGCATTAGGGCGGTGAACTCAATGTTGCTAATGCTGTCGGCGATGCTGCCGAGATCGAGCAGCAGTCCCAAATGAATGAAGAAAATGGGGATGAATAAGGCTCCCCCTACAAAGATCACCTGCTCTTTGACCTTGCCTTCTGGAAGGACGGAATTCACGGCGAGCCCAGCCAAAAAAGCGCCCACGATTTTTTCAACCCCCGCGAGTTCAGCACCGAGGGAGGCCACAAACAAGGTGAGTAACACCGCCAGAAACACCCTGTTTTCATCGATGACGTTGCGCATCCATAGATGTCGCCCAATCATTCGAATGCCCAAGACGACGACACAAGCAAACACGCTGATGCTGATGAGCAGCGCAATAAAGCTGCTCGGTGTGAGATTTCCCTTGCCAAGGCCTAGGGCTACAGCGAGCAAGACCAGCGCTGCAATGTCCGTGAAAATCGTGCTTCCAACGCTCACAATTACGGACTCGTCACGCTGGGCGCCGTAACTCCTCACGATCGGATAGCCGAGCGGAGTGTGCGTTGCCATCAGGGCTCCCAATAGGAGACTGGGTACTAAGGGGAAGCCAAAGATCTGGCCGATCCCGAACCCTGTACCAACTCCGAGCACAAAGATCAGGGCCCCAAATGTCACAGAGCGTCTTTTGACTCTGTTGAACTCTTCAAGGTCGATCTCTAGCCCGACTGTGAACAGCAGATAGATGGCTCCGATATCGGAGAGAAGGGTGATCGTTTCACTTTTGGCATCGATCCAATGCAACACATGGGGACCGATCAGTACGCCAGCTACTAAGAGTCCGACAAGATCAGGAAGCCTTAACCGTCTTGTGATGGGCGGAACCAAGACGCTGATCGCAACAAGCTGGGCAAAAATGCCCAGTGGGTGATGCATCAGGTGGGATAGCGAAGCAGCCATCAGTGAAGTCTTGGAAGAAAGGTTTTGGCGTTAGAGGCTCAGCGCTTCGTCACTACGTAAGCCAGCTTGAACCCGCCAGAGGTCGGAGTAAGCGCCTGGTTTGTGCAGAAGTTGATCATGGGTTCCCTGTTCCACAATGCGACCAGCGTCCATCACAATGATTTGATCGGCATGTCGCACGGTGCTGAGTCGATGCGCAATAACCAGTGTGGTCCGATTCGCGGTGATGCGCATTAGTGAACGCTGAATCGCAGCCTCTGTTTCATTGTCAACCGCGGCCGTTGCTTCATCGAGGATCAACACGGGTACATTCTTTAAAATGGCTCTAGCCAAGGCGATTCGTTGGCGTTGACCACCTGATAAACGCTGACCACGCTCGCCTACAACCGTATCAAATTCTTGAGGTAGGCCTTGAATAAAGGCTAGGGCTTCGGCTTGTTCCGCTGCCCAAATAATGGACGACTTGGATGCTTCTGAAGATCCGTAGGCAATATTTTCAGCGACGCTTCCGTGGAAGAGGTAAACGTCTTGACTTACGAGTGCAATGCAGCGACGAAGATCTTGCAGATGCAGCGATGCAATTGGATGGTTGTCAAGAAAAATCCTGCCGCTACTGAGCGGATAGAGCCTCAGCAGTAGTTTGACCAATGAACTTTTACCTGAACCTGTAGCACCCACAATGCCAATTGTTTGTCCAGCATGAATGCTTAGGTCGAACTTGTTCAGCAGTGGTTGGCGATCTTTATAGGAAAAGCAAACTTGTTCATAGCGTATGTCTCCTTTGATATCACTTGGGTTGAGGCGAATGTTTCCGCTGGCGATCTGAATCGGTGTGTCGATGAGATCCAGAACGCGCTGAGTGGAGGCCATTGATCGTTGGTAATCATCTAGGGTTCGCCCCAATGTGGTTAGAGGCCACAGCAGTCGCTGGGTTATGAAAACCAGAAAGCTGTAGGTTCCCACTGCGATTAGTCCTTGCCAGGCTTGGATGCCTCCGATCAGAAGAATCGCTAAAAAGGCAAATAAGATCGCAAAGCGAATAAGGGGAATGAAGGCGGCAGAGATTCGAATCACCTCACGATTGCACTGCTGGTAGGCATTACTCGCTGTACGAAGTTGTTCGAGTTCCCATGCTTCAGTTGCAAAGCTTTTGATGGTGAGCATTCCACCAAGATTGTTAGACAGTCGGGAGGCGAGATCTCCAGCTCTTTGGCGGACGTCGCGATATCGCGGAGCGAGGCGGCGTTGAAAACTGAGTGATCCCACAAGGATGATTGGGATCGGAACAAATGCGAAGAGTGCCACGCCTGGTGCCAGGAGTGCCATGGCGCTACCGACCAGCAGAACGGTGGTCACTAATTGCAGAATTTCGTTGGCACCACGTTCCAGAAAGCGTTCGAGTTGATGGATGTCATCACCAAGCACGGTGAGTAGCCGTCCAGTGCTGTCTCGCTCGAAAAAATCCATCTCAAGCTTTTGGAGATGGTCATAGGCTTCTAATCTCAGGCTGTGTTGCGTGGTTTGTGCAAGATTGCGCCACAAAACGCCGTAAAGATATTCAAAAAGTGATTCTGCTGTCCAGACCAGGAAGGACAGCAGCGCAAGCACGATGAGTTGGCTCGGCACTGTTGTGGCACCCAAAGCTGCCAGCCACGATGAATCCTGTTGAACAACAACATCAACGGCCAGGCCGATCAGAACAGGAGGAAGTAAATCAAAGACTTTGTTGATGATCGAGCAGCTCACCGCGATCCATACCCGTCTTCTGTAGGGCTGAAGATGGCTCAGAAGCCTTGGTAGGGCAGGCTTTATGCGCCTAGCTGGATTGGGAGCGGCCATCATCTATGGCAAGACGCTCTATTCAAGCGTTGTGTTGCCCAACAGCGTCAAATTTCTTGAAACGGTGTAGACCGGAACTAGAGATCGGGGAACTGTATGACTCGTTCAAGAGCGTTCAATCGTTTTCATCGCTTCTTAGCGCGGAAGCATCGAGATGAAGTACGGAATGCCGCTTCTGTTTTGCCTGCTGATGAGACAAGACCAATGGATCACATTCAAAAATTGATGGATCGCAGTTTCGTTTTGGATGACAGGCTCGAAATGGAGGAAACGGCTCGATGAGCTGTCTCCTCCATTCGGATCACCAGCGGTTGCCGCCGCCGTAACCGCCGCCGCCGCCGCCGCCGTTGCCGCCACCGCCGTTGCCGCCACCGCCGTAACCGCCGCGGCCGCCGCCACCGCCGCCGCCGCCAGTGCGCTCACGTGGAGTTGCTTTGTTGACGCGGATCATGCGACCCATCCACTCCACGTTTTGGAGGTCGTCGATGGCTTTTTGCTCATCTTCGTCTGTGGCCATTTCAACGAAGCCAAAGCCGCGTTTGCGACCTGTTTCGCGATCGAGAGGAAGACTTGCGCTCTTAACCTCTCCGTATTGACCGAATAGATCGAGAAGATCTTCCTGTTCTGCCTGGAAAGACAGATTGCCGATGTAGATGGTCATTACCTGAGGGGACCGTTGGACATTTGATCAGAAAAGTTTTGGTCCGAAAAGGAAAGTCCTTGATGCTGAAGCTGGAGAGCTGAAGCTTGGGGGAGCGAGCCGATCAGAGCCGAACATGAAGCTGATGCAACACCACGCTACAGGCTTGCCTGGTGCAATTTCTCAACATTCGAACAGAAAATCGAAAAGTTTCATTTTTTTCGCTGTTCTGTTGCATGGTCAGGAGATCCTGACCATGCCCATCATGTTTTTTCCCTACTCAAAGGTTTGCTGAACGAATCAGTTCAGGCCATGGGGAAGGGCGGTTTGAGCTAGGTCGACAATGACTCAACAACGACATTGTGCTGCTCAGAGCATCTTGACTCTGATTGATGTCACTGTGTTTGAAGGAGAGGCCCGTACTTCTCGTTAGCGCGTTCTTTGCAGAATTTTTGGGCTTGCAGGATGGAAGCAATGCCTTTCCCGTTCATCTCTTTGGTGAAGCATGAGCAAGTGAAATCACCCATGCCTTCGGGAAGAGTTAGCCCAGCTTGAGACATTGCGGCAGAGACGCTAGCCATGCAGAACTTTTTGATTTCTTCTGAATCATCGGAAGCTTTCGCTAACGATCCTGAAGTTGTGATCAGCATCGGTGATAAGCAGAGACTGATCACAATCCGGAGACGAAGATTCAAGAGTTAGGAATCCTTGCGGATTTGAAGCTCCTGGTTCATCACTTTGAGCTGGCGAAGAGAATTAAAGACGTTCTCTGGCATGCCTTTGGGAAGGTCTACAAGGCTGTGCGTTTCAAAGATCTGAATCCGGCCAATCATGCGTCCTTCCAGTCCTGATTCATTGGCAATTGCGCCAACGAGGTTGCCCGGTTTCACGCGATCGCGATGACCGACTTCAACTCTGAATCGTTCCATGTCGTCTTCTGGCGGGCGTGATGCACGCTCTGGTCTCCTGCCGCGGTCGTTGCCTCGGTCTCCGCGTCGGTCATCGCGCCGGTCGTTGCGCATGGGAGCTTTCAGCCAGCTTTCATCGCCTTGGACCAACAGTGGGCCTTCACCAACAGCCAACCTCATGGCGGCCAGAGTGAGTTGTCCTGGCTCTACCTCGAGCTCTTGGGCCACTCTTTGGATGAGCTCCTGAAGCAGTGCGGTCTCTTCTTCAGGTTTGTCTTCGCTGGTGGCTTCAGCGCTGAGGCGGGTGCGAAGTCTGTCCAGACGACTCTGGTTGATTTCGGCATTGCTAGGGATATCCATTGGTTCAATGGCCTGTCCCACAGCGCGTTCGAGATTGCCGACGAACCTGCGCTCCCTGGGTGTGATGAAGAGGATGGCTTCTCCGCTGCGTCCAGCTCGGCCCGTACGTCCGATGCGGTGGACGTAAGCCTCACTATCAAAAGGCATGTCGTAGTTGATCACGAGACCGATGCGGTCAACGTCGAGACCACGCGCTGCAACATCGGTGGCAACCAGAATGTTGACGGTTCCTTTGCGGAGGCGTTCCACGGTGCGTTCCCGTTGGTTTTGGGGCACGTCGCCGTTGAGCACAGCCACGTCGTGACCGGCGGCTTCCAGGGATTCCGCAACCGTGAGTGTGATGGCTTTGGTTCGCGCAAAAATAATCACGCCTTCGCCAGTCACTGCTTCAAGCACACGGTTAAGCGCTTCGATTTTGTGAGAGTTCTGCATCGTGATGCAGCGATGACGGATCCTGCGCGCCTCTTTCTCCTTCGTCTTGATCGTGATTTCTGCAGGTTCACGCAAGTAGCGCTTGGACAACCTGCGAATTTCGTTCGGCATCGTCGCTGAAAACAGCACGACCTGACGTTCTTCAGGTAATTGCTCGAGGATCCATTCGACGTCGTCGATGAAACCCATACGCAGCATTTCATCTGCTTCGTCTAGGACCAGGCTGCGCAATCCGCTTGTGTTCAGCGTTCCTTGGCGCATGTGATCCATGACGCGTCCTGGAGTCCCAACCACAACGTCAACGCCACGTCTTAAGGCGTTGATTTGGGAGCGGAAATCAGACCCTCCGTAGATCGCCAACACGTTGAGGTGGGGATGCCCAGCGGAATAAGCCTTGAACGCTTCCGCCAC contains the following coding sequences:
- a CDS encoding DEAD/DEAH box helicase; protein product: MTNTPAQDSGSCSVDLSMSEISESTASQTTEEVFTTVVESVEEPEAPSGFSEFGFSDALLKTLADKGYKEPSPIQKAAIPELMLGRDLVGQAQTGTGKTAAFALPLLERLQGDSPLPSVLVLAPTRELAMQVAEAFKAYSAGHPHLNVLAIYGGSDFRSQINALRRGVDVVVGTPGRVMDHMRQGTLNTSGLRSLVLDEADEMLRMGFIDDVEWILEQLPEERQVVLFSATMPNEIRRLSKRYLREPAEITIKTKEKEARRIRHRCITMQNSHKIEALNRVLEAVTGEGVIIFARTKAITLTVAESLEAAGHDVAVLNGDVPQNQRERTVERLRKGTVNILVATDVAARGLDVDRIGLVINYDMPFDSEAYVHRIGRTGRAGRSGEAILFITPRERRFVGNLERAVGQAIEPMDIPSNAEINQSRLDRLRTRLSAEATSEDKPEEETALLQELIQRVAQELEVEPGQLTLAAMRLAVGEGPLLVQGDESWLKAPMRNDRRDDRRGDRGNDRGRRPERASRPPEDDMERFRVEVGHRDRVKPGNLVGAIANESGLEGRMIGRIQIFETHSLVDLPKGMPENVFNSLRQLKVMNQELQIRKDS
- a CDS encoding ABC transporter ATP-binding protein is translated as MAAPNPARRIKPALPRLLSHLQPYRRRVWIAVSCSIINKVFDLLPPVLIGLAVDVVVQQDSSWLAALGATTVPSQLIVLALLSFLVWTAESLFEYLYGVLWRNLAQTTQHSLRLEAYDHLQKLEMDFFERDSTGRLLTVLGDDIHQLERFLERGANEILQLVTTVLLVGSAMALLAPGVALFAFVPIPIILVGSLSFQRRLAPRYRDVRQRAGDLASRLSNNLGGMLTIKSFATEAWELEQLRTASNAYQQCNREVIRISAAFIPLIRFAILFAFLAILLIGGIQAWQGLIAVGTYSFLVFITQRLLWPLTTLGRTLDDYQRSMASTQRVLDLIDTPIQIASGNIRLNPSDIKGDIRYEQVCFSYKDRQPLLNKFDLSIHAGQTIGIVGATGSGKSSLVKLLLRLYPLSSGRIFLDNHPIASLHLQDLRRCIALVSQDVYLFHGSVAENIAYGSSEASKSSIIWAAEQAEALAFIQGLPQEFDTVVGERGQRLSGGQRQRIALARAILKNVPVLILDEATAAVDNETEAAIQRSLMRITANRTTLVIAHRLSTVRHADQIIVMDAGRIVEQGTHDQLLHKPGAYSDLWRVQAGLRSDEALSL
- a CDS encoding RNA-binding protein, with amino-acid sequence MTIYIGNLSFQAEQEDLLDLFGQYGEVKSASLPLDRETGRKRGFGFVEMATDEDEQKAIDDLQNVEWMGRMIRVNKATPRERTGGGGGGGGRGGYGGGGNGGGGNGGGGGGGYGGGNRW